CGACGATCGGGTTCGTGGCCTCGGTTCCCGAAAACAGCTGGAAGCGGAAGGTGCGCACGCCGTCGCCGGCCGCGCTCCAGCGGAACAGGAAGTTCCGGTGCTTGCCGTTCTGTTCGGCGGCCGGCGATGCGCCGGGCTCCAGCACGTCCAGGTCGCGGTCGAAGCTGTAGTCGGCGGGCAGGCCTTCCAGGCCGCCGGCGTCCAGGGCGGTCAGGCGGATGAAGTAGGTGCCGTTGTCCACGGCGCCGAACTCGGCGGCGGGCTGGCTTTGCGTCGCCTCGGCGAACAGGTCGACGAAGCCGGCGTCGCGCGACAGCTGAAGCCGGTAGGCGGTGGCTCCGGGCACGGGCTGGACGGTGAAATGGACGGTCTTGTCGCCCTGGTTCTGGCCGCCGTCGCCCAGCTTGGGCGGGGGCAGCAGGGCGACGGGCAGGCTGACGCCGGCGGGGCTGGCGGTGACGCCGAAGCCGGCGGGAACGGGCGCCCCGGTGGGCTGGATCTCGCCCAGGCCTACGCCGACGCCGCCCTTGATGACCTCGGTCTGGGCCTTGTCCGCGCTGGCGCCGACCCGGAACTCGGTGCCGCGTACGGCCGAGATCGACACCGGCGTGCGCACCTCGAAGCGGCCGTTCGGATTGGGGTTGGGCGTGGCCTGGATCGTCGAGCGACCCTGCTCCAGCTTGAACACCCGCTGCGGGGCGTTGGTCATCACCACGCTGCGCAGGCGCTCGACCCGCACGGCGGTGTTGGAGGGCAGGGTGACGCGCGAAGCGTCCTCCATCTCGAACGTCGCGAAGGCGCCGGGGCCGGTGATGATCCGCTGGCCTTCCTGGATGGTCATGCCTGCGCGGGCCGGGGCGCGCTGGCCATTGGTCTCGACCTCGACCTGGCCGCTGAAGGCGCTGAGCCGGGCGTCGATGGGCGTGGTCTTCAGCAGGTTGGGGTCGATGATCAGGGTCTTGCCGGTCGGCAGGCTCGTGGGCCGGCTGATCTGGTTGGCGGTCTGCACCCGGCGGTAGTCGCCCGGCTTGCGCAGATAGCTGCGGCCCAGGCCGATCAGGGTGTCGCCGCGCTGGACCACGTAGTTGACGGGCGGATCGCCGGGCGCCGGCTTGGACGCGGGCGGCTTGGCCTTTGCCGGAGGCGCAGCCACGACCGGCGTCGACGCCAGCGCCAGGGCGGCGGCGATCGCGAAAAGCGAAGGACGAAGGATCATTCTGCGGCTCCAGACTCGGAGTCGACCTCCGGCTCGCAAACCTCGAGCCGATAGCCGAACCCGTAGACGGTGGTCAGTCTAAAGCCATTCGCGGGGCGAAGGTGAAGCTTAGATCGCAGGCGCGAGACGTGAGCGTCCAGCGTGCGGGTCTCCAGGTCCGGCCGTTGACCCCAGACCCGGCGCAGCAGGTATTCGCGCGACAGAGGCCGGGCCAGGTTGTTGAACAGCAGCGCGGCCAGCTGGAATTCCTTGGGCGTCAGGGTTTCGAGGTTGTCGCCCCAGGTCACGGACTGGGCGCCGGGGTCCAGGCGGTAGGGGCCGTGCTGCTCGACGTGCGGCGCGGCGGCTGGGCGATAGGCGCGGCGGGCCAGGGCGTTGACGCGGGCGATCAGCACCGGCGGCTGCAGCGGCTTGACGATGTAGTCGTCGGCCCCGGCGTTGAGGCCTTCGACCAGGTCCGCCTCGATCGAGCGACTGGTCAGCAGCAGCACGGGCGGGGCGGGGCTCAGCAATTCGCCGACGCGCCGCAGGGTCTCGATGCCGCTGAGCTCGGGCATGTTCCAGTCGAGGATCAGCAGGTCGAAGGTCTGGCGGCGCAACTCGGCCAGCAGCCGCTCGGGGCGGGTAAAGCTGGTGCAGTCATAGCCCGCCGGCCCCAGAAGGGCGGCGACCAGCGCGTTGTGGCTGTCGTCGTCGTCGAGCAGGGCGACTTTCATGC
The window above is part of the Caulobacter soli genome. Proteins encoded here:
- a CDS encoding FecR domain-containing protein; the protein is MILRPSLFAIAAALALASTPVVAAPPAKAKPPASKPAPGDPPVNYVVQRGDTLIGLGRSYLRKPGDYRRVQTANQISRPTSLPTGKTLIIDPNLLKTTPIDARLSAFSGQVEVETNGQRAPARAGMTIQEGQRIITGPGAFATFEMEDASRVTLPSNTAVRVERLRSVVMTNAPQRVFKLEQGRSTIQATPNPNPNGRFEVRTPVSISAVRGTEFRVGASADKAQTEVIKGGVGVGLGEIQPTGAPVPAGFGVTASPAGVSLPVALLPPPKLGDGGQNQGDKTVHFTVQPVPGATAYRLQLSRDAGFVDLFAEATQSQPAAEFGAVDNGTYFIRLTALDAGGLEGLPADYSFDRDLDVLEPGASPAAEQNGKHRNFLFRWSAAGDGVRTFRFQLFSGTEATNPIVDQPGLSEPQLTLTDLPPGAYSWRVAASRFKNGAITEKVGPLQSLQIGH
- a CDS encoding response regulator transcription factor → MKVALLDDDDSHNALVAALLGPAGYDCTSFTRPERLLAELRRQTFDLLILDWNMPELSGIETLRRVGELLSPAPPVLLLTSRSIEADLVEGLNAGADDYIVKPLQPPVLIARVNALARRAYRPAAAPHVEQHGPYRLDPGAQSVTWGDNLETLTPKEFQLAALLFNNLARPLSREYLLRRVWGQRPDLETRTLDAHVSRLRSKLHLRPANGFRLTTVYGFGYRLEVCEPEVDSESGAAE